A DNA window from Nitrospira sp. contains the following coding sequences:
- a CDS encoding NAD-dependent dehydratase (MaGe:77308211) → MKKVLILGAGGQIAQWVIRMLAGAKDSALTLFLRNAGKLAGSVPANARVVEGNVLQKKQLVSAMAGQDLVYANLTGEDLDAQAQAIIEAMRETGVTRLVFVSSLGIYDEIPGAFGEWNRREIGAYLPPFRRAADAIEASGLDYTILRPAWLTDYDEIEYETTERTAPFKGTEVSRKSVADLIVKIIQSPARHSKGNIGVNKPSTDGDKPAFY, encoded by the coding sequence ATGAAAAAGGTTCTTATCCTCGGCGCCGGCGGGCAGATCGCCCAGTGGGTGATCCGGATGCTGGCCGGCGCCAAGGACAGTGCGCTCACACTGTTCCTTCGCAACGCCGGTAAACTTGCCGGTTCCGTGCCGGCCAATGCGCGGGTGGTGGAAGGAAATGTGCTCCAGAAGAAGCAACTGGTATCGGCGATGGCTGGACAGGACCTTGTCTATGCCAACCTAACCGGCGAGGACCTGGATGCGCAGGCACAAGCGATTATCGAGGCGATGCGCGAGACCGGTGTCACCCGTTTGGTCTTCGTCTCGTCGTTAGGGATCTACGATGAGATTCCCGGCGCGTTCGGCGAATGGAACCGCCGCGAGATCGGCGCATACCTGCCGCCATTCCGGCGAGCCGCCGACGCCATTGAAGCCTCCGGCCTCGACTACACCATCCTGCGTCCCGCGTGGCTCACCGATTATGACGAGATCGAGTACGAAACGACGGAGAGAACCGCGCCATTCAAGGGCACAGAGGTCTCGCGAAAAAGTGTCGCCGACCTCATCGTAAAGATTATCCAATCGCCTGCGCGTCATTCGAAAGGCAATATCGGCGTCAACAAGCCGAGCACGGATGGCGACAAACCGGCGTTCTATTGA
- a CDS encoding Isoquinoline 1-oxidoreductase subunit alpha (MaGe:77308210) codes for MITLKVNGTSHELDISPDMPLLWALRDTLNLTGTKFGCGVAQCGACTVHVDGQAVRSCTITAGQVAGRTITTIEGLSGKVADAVTKAWQQLDVVQCGYCQSGQIMSAIKLLTINKKPTNKDIDAGMGGNICRCGTYVRIRQAIHEAAKTLA; via the coding sequence ATGATCACACTCAAAGTCAACGGGACATCCCACGAGCTCGACATCAGTCCTGACATGCCCCTGCTGTGGGCCTTGCGGGACACACTCAATCTCACCGGCACCAAATTCGGGTGTGGAGTGGCTCAGTGCGGCGCCTGCACGGTCCATGTCGACGGCCAGGCCGTACGATCCTGCACCATCACGGCCGGCCAAGTAGCCGGAAGAACCATTACCACCATCGAAGGTCTATCTGGGAAAGTCGCGGATGCGGTGACCAAGGCCTGGCAACAGCTCGATGTCGTGCAATGCGGCTACTGCCAGTCGGGACAGATCATGTCGGCAATCAAGCTGCTGACGATCAACAAGAAACCAACGAACAAGGATATTGATGCCGGCATGGGAGGCAACATCTGCCGTTGCGGCACCTATGTCCGCATCCGCCAGGCCATCCATGAAGCCGCAAAGACCTTAGCCTAG
- a CDS encoding Hsp31 molecular chaperone (Evidence 2a : Function from experimental evidences in other organisms; PubMedId 12077448, 12235139, 12565879, 14500888, 8455549; Product type f : factor; MaGe:77308212): MAEQLDKQPTPDQAEENAFFPSAYSLGKFTSTKSDLDGTDYPNAYRGGKWKVLVIATDERYLLMQNGTMFSTGNHPVEMLLPMYHLHKAGFDFDIATLSGNPVKLELWALPKEDEAVQSIYHKYLDKLKSPLKLSDVIEKNLGNDSHYIGLFIPGGHGALVGIPHSLDVKAVLKWAMDKDKHIISLCHGPASLLAAAVGESKDNYMFKGYKICVFPDSIDKKTPEIGYMPGALPWFIGEKLKELGVEILNSDITGQTHQDRKLITGDSPFASNNVGKAAAKALLKEVGQG; this comes from the coding sequence ATGGCTGAACAACTCGACAAGCAACCTACTCCCGACCAGGCTGAAGAGAACGCGTTCTTCCCCTCCGCTTACTCGTTGGGGAAATTCACGTCGACCAAATCCGACCTGGACGGCACGGACTACCCCAATGCCTACCGGGGAGGCAAATGGAAGGTGCTGGTTATTGCCACTGATGAACGGTATCTGCTCATGCAAAACGGCACGATGTTCTCGACCGGCAACCACCCCGTCGAGATGTTGCTGCCGATGTATCACCTACACAAAGCCGGGTTCGACTTCGACATCGCCACGCTGTCGGGCAACCCCGTCAAGCTGGAACTCTGGGCGCTGCCCAAGGAAGACGAGGCGGTCCAGAGCATCTATCACAAGTATCTCGACAAACTAAAAAGCCCACTCAAGCTGTCCGACGTGATCGAGAAGAACCTTGGCAACGACTCACATTATATCGGCCTGTTTATCCCCGGCGGCCACGGCGCCCTGGTCGGCATTCCGCACAGCCTGGACGTCAAGGCCGTCCTGAAGTGGGCGATGGACAAGGACAAGCATATTATTTCGCTGTGCCATGGCCCGGCTTCGCTGTTGGCAGCGGCGGTCGGCGAATCGAAGGACAACTATATGTTCAAGGGATACAAGATTTGCGTATTCCCCGACTCCATTGACAAGAAGACGCCTGAGATTGGGTATATGCCCGGCGCGCTGCCATGGTTCATCGGCGAGAAGCTGAAGGAACTCGGTGTGGAGATTCTCAACAGCGACATCACCGGCCAAACGCATCAGGATAGAAAACTCATCACCGGCGACAGCCCCTTTGCCTCCAACAATGTCGGCAAAGCGGCAGCCAAGGCGCTGCTGAAAGAAGTCGGCCAAGGCTGA
- a CDS encoding putative oxidoreductase, Zn-dependent and NAD(P)-binding (Evidence 3 : Putative function from multiple computational evidences; Product type e : enzyme; MaGe:77308213) has protein sequence MYNAKAYSAAAATSSLAPATISRRDPLEHDVRIDILFSGICHSDLHTVRNEWKSVMPTTYPCVPGHEIVGRVTHAGSKVTKFKAGDLAAVGCMVDSDRTCRECAAGFEQFCPNGVFTYNSPDKHLGGVTYGGYSDSIVVDERFALRVPANLDLAGTAPLLCAGITTYSPMRHWGVTKGKKVGVVGLGGLGHMAVKFAHALGAHVVVFTTSPNKKDDALRLGADDVVISRNANEMSKHAGSFDFILDAVSADHDIDAYLSLLSRDGTITLVGAPEKPLAVSAFSLLMGRRSLSGSIIGGIAETQEMLDFCGTHNLTSDVEVIPIQKVNEAYDRLLKSDVKYRFSIDMASIKAQ, from the coding sequence ATGTACAACGCAAAGGCATACTCCGCTGCCGCCGCAACTTCGTCGCTGGCGCCAGCCACCATCTCGCGCCGCGATCCGCTGGAACACGACGTGCGGATCGACATCCTGTTCTCCGGCATCTGCCACTCCGACTTGCATACGGTCCGCAATGAATGGAAGAGCGTCATGCCCACCACCTACCCTTGCGTGCCGGGTCACGAGATCGTGGGGCGTGTGACCCATGCCGGTTCCAAAGTCACAAAATTCAAGGCCGGCGACCTCGCCGCAGTCGGCTGCATGGTCGATTCCGACCGCACCTGCCGCGAATGCGCCGCGGGATTCGAACAGTTTTGCCCGAACGGCGTGTTCACCTATAACTCGCCGGACAAGCACCTGGGAGGCGTGACCTATGGCGGCTACTCCGACAGCATCGTCGTCGATGAACGATTCGCTTTGCGCGTGCCGGCCAATCTCGACCTGGCCGGAACGGCGCCTCTGCTCTGCGCCGGCATCACCACCTATTCACCGATGCGGCATTGGGGAGTGACCAAAGGGAAGAAGGTCGGCGTGGTCGGGCTTGGAGGGCTGGGGCATATGGCGGTGAAGTTTGCCCATGCGCTCGGCGCCCATGTGGTGGTCTTTACCACCTCGCCCAATAAGAAGGACGATGCCCTTCGATTGGGAGCCGATGACGTCGTCATCTCGCGCAATGCCAATGAGATGAGCAAACACGCCGGCAGCTTCGATTTCATCCTGGACGCGGTCTCCGCCGATCACGACATCGACGCGTACCTCAGCCTGCTGAGTCGCGATGGCACCATCACGCTCGTCGGCGCGCCGGAGAAGCCGCTCGCCGTCAGTGCCTTTTCGCTCCTCATGGGCCGGCGAAGCTTATCCGGATCGATCATCGGAGGCATTGCCGAAACGCAGGAGATGCTCGATTTCTGCGGGACGCACAACCTCACCTCCGACGTCGAAGTCATTCCGATCCAAAAAGTGAACGAGGCCTACGACCGGCTGCTTAAATCGGACGTGAAGTACCGCTTCTCCATCGACATGGCCTCGATCAAAGCGCAGTAG